In one window of Gossypium arboreum isolate Shixiya-1 chromosome 4, ASM2569848v2, whole genome shotgun sequence DNA:
- the LOC108457833 gene encoding uncharacterized protein LOC108457833 has product MKQRAIQQNAIGSSCEELQSSISVSVMVTDRRETMVCPKPRRLGLLNASFNDQPVRSLRWQLSHQTELCDSKAGSDILDMILTKGGCRAEQVASSPPFFCGSPPSRVANPLIQDARFGEEKMVNPPSPNPPPPSSPSSSSRKGGCIRANFGNKPAVRVEGFDCFALA; this is encoded by the exons ATGAAGCAGCGTGCCATCCAACAGAACGCTATTGGAAGCAGCTGTGAGGAGTTGCAGAGCTCTATTTCGGTTTCAGTTATGGTTACGGATCGGAGAGAGACTATGGTCTGCCCAAAACCACGTCGTTTGGGTCTCTTAAACGCCTCTTTCAACGACCAGCCAGTTCGGTCCCTCAGATGGCAACTTAG CCATCAAACTGAGCTTTGTGATTCGAAAGCAGGGAGTGATATTTTGGATATGATTCTTACAAAG GGTGGTTGTAGAGCAGAACAAGTAGCGTCGTCGCCCCCATTTTTTTGTGGGTCGCCGCCGAGTAGAGTAGCTAACCCATTAATACAGGATGCTCGATTTGGGGAAGAGAAGATGGTCAACCCGCCGTCTCCAAATCCGCCTCCTCCTTCGTCTCCGTCATCATCTTCAAGGAAAGGAGGGTGTATTCGGGCCAATTTTGGTAACAAACCAGCAGTGAGAGTGGAGGGGTTTGATTGTTTTGCACTGGCTTAG